In Hyphomicrobiales bacterium, a genomic segment contains:
- the phaR gene encoding polyhydroxyalkanoate synthesis repressor PhaR, whose product MAKAPERIIIKKYANRRLYNTGTSTYVTLEDLAVMVKDEEDFIVIDAKTSDDITRSVLTQIIFEQEAKGQTLLPVKFLRNLIQVYGDSVQTIVPSYLEHSMESFREQQDKFREQIATGFAPATGLEMISEQTKRNTEIFQNAMSMFMPFGGLAKKDDDEGENQKPASQSAQADDVDLDKMKKQLAEMQAQIKALDKG is encoded by the coding sequence ATGGCTAAAGCACCTGAGAGAATAATAATCAAAAAATACGCCAATCGGCGACTTTATAATACGGGTACAAGCACTTATGTAACCTTGGAAGACTTGGCAGTCATGGTGAAAGATGAGGAAGATTTCATCGTTATTGACGCAAAAACAAGTGATGACATTACCCGGTCAGTTCTGACACAAATTATTTTTGAGCAGGAAGCCAAGGGTCAAACTCTTTTGCCCGTTAAATTTTTGCGCAATCTTATCCAAGTTTACGGGGATAGTGTGCAGACAATCGTGCCAAGCTATCTTGAACACTCAATGGAATCCTTTCGCGAGCAACAAGATAAATTCCGTGAGCAGATAGCGACTGGCTTCGCGCCCGCAACTGGTCTTGAGATGATTAGCGAACAAACAAAACGCAATACTGAAATATTTCAAAATGCGATGAGTATGTTTATGCCGTTTGGTGGTCTTGCAAAGAAAGATGATGATGAGGGCGAAAATCAAAAGCCTGCTTCACAATCAGCGCAAGCGGATGATGTCGATCTGGATAAGATGAAAAAGCAACTGGCAGAAATGCAGGCGCAAATTAAAGCGCTCGATAAAGGCTAA
- the ggt gene encoding gamma-glutamyltransferase, with protein sequence MRDFHEPKRSPIYAANAALATSHPLATEAGIAVLRRGGNAVDAGVTAAAVLAVVEPAMTSIGGDGFAMIAKPGEPLYGLNSSGRAANALSTEMLMAQGMNAMDLNSPHAVTVPGVVKCWESLLASHGTIGLEEALQPAIAAAEDGVPVAPRVWSDWHDEVGKLTRQNSASNQYLVNGRAPKMGTIHKLPALAATLKIIAKKGAKGFYEGEVAADIVSELKTRGGVMSEEDMAAMSADVVTPVISTYRDIGLAELPPNGTGITAQIILNLLERFDLSCLDPHGAERFHLEMEASRIGYAIRDAQIADATTMQVSVEALIDKAFAAGLSTTIDPTRRNETLPSPDPRKQSDTIYLSCVDKDGMALSLINSIFKGFGSGIVTKKTGITLQNRGGGFVVQPGHPNTIEGGKRPLHTIIPAMALENGKPTRCFGVMGGQYQPTGHTHVMTNMFDYGMDPQEALDSARIFWNDNGVIELEPTLGQDVFDGLKAKGHPVGWTSSPHGGGQIIELNHESGVLIAGSDPRKDGCALGY encoded by the coding sequence GCAGCTGCCGTTCTGGCCGTGGTCGAGCCGGCCATGACGTCTATTGGAGGTGATGGTTTTGCCATGATTGCAAAACCAGGTGAACCCCTCTATGGCCTAAATTCATCAGGCCGCGCTGCCAATGCTCTTTCAACAGAGATGTTGATGGCACAAGGCATGAACGCTATGGATCTGAATTCTCCCCATGCCGTCACCGTACCAGGTGTTGTAAAATGCTGGGAAAGCTTACTGGCAAGCCATGGCACCATTGGCCTTGAAGAAGCCTTACAGCCGGCGATCGCAGCCGCAGAAGACGGTGTGCCCGTTGCGCCTCGTGTCTGGTCTGATTGGCATGATGAAGTGGGAAAATTAACCCGACAAAATTCTGCATCAAACCAATATCTAGTCAATGGTCGCGCGCCTAAAATGGGCACGATTCACAAACTACCAGCTCTTGCTGCTACATTAAAAATCATCGCGAAAAAAGGCGCTAAAGGCTTTTATGAAGGCGAGGTTGCAGCTGATATCGTTTCAGAACTCAAAACCCGTGGCGGAGTGATGAGTGAAGAAGACATGGCGGCAATGAGCGCAGATGTTGTAACGCCTGTCATATCGACATACCGCGATATTGGCCTTGCCGAATTGCCACCAAATGGCACCGGCATCACGGCCCAGATCATTTTGAATCTTCTGGAACGCTTTGATCTCAGCTGCCTTGACCCACATGGCGCTGAGCGGTTTCACCTGGAAATGGAAGCTTCCCGCATTGGGTACGCCATTCGTGATGCACAAATTGCCGATGCGACAACCATGCAAGTATCTGTTGAAGCCTTGATAGATAAAGCATTTGCAGCCGGACTATCGACCACAATCGACCCGACAAGGCGCAATGAAACGTTGCCTTCTCCAGACCCACGCAAGCAAAGCGATACAATCTATCTAAGTTGTGTCGACAAAGACGGCATGGCGCTGTCGCTGATTAATTCAATTTTCAAAGGCTTCGGCTCCGGCATCGTCACCAAAAAAACCGGCATCACGCTGCAAAACCGTGGCGGAGGCTTTGTTGTTCAACCGGGTCACCCGAACACAATAGAAGGCGGCAAGCGCCCGCTTCACACGATCATACCTGCCATGGCCTTGGAAAACGGCAAGCCAACACGCTGCTTTGGCGTGATGGGTGGACAATATCAGCCCACCGGTCACACCCATGTCATGACCAATATGTTTGACTATGGCATGGATCCGCAAGAAGCTCTCGATAGCGCACGCATTTTTTGGAATGATAATGGCGTGATTGAACTAGAGCCAACGCTTGGACAAGATGTGTTTGACGGATTGAAGGCAAAAGGTCATCCAGTTGGCTGGACATCATCCCCGCACGGCGGCGGCCAGATCATCGAACTCAACCATGAAAGCGGTGTTTTGATTGCTGGTTCGGACCCACGCAAAGACGGCTGTGCACTAGGATATTAG